The following DNA comes from Rhodanobacter sp. AS-Z3.
AGCGTGTCGATGTTGTCGACCAGGCGGTCGCTGATACGCACCAGCAGCTCGGCCGCCGAAGTGTCGGTGGATGCTTGTACATCTTTTGCCAGCTGAAGCTGTCGCGCACGCAGGTCCGGCATCTCGGGCATGACGGGGCCGCCACGCAGCGTTGCAGAAATCACCTGCAGCGTGCTGGCGCAGTGCTCGACAAAATCACGTGCTTCGGCTTGCGCGGGTGATCCGGCAAGGTCGTCGATCATTGCCTCCAGAGTCATCGCGGTGCGCGCCAGTCGGTTGCCGTTGGCAAACAAGGTGCGCGCCAGCGCCAACAGCGCCGGTGGCGTGGCGGGTTCACTGCGCATCCGTTCCATCGACGCTTGCGCGTTGACCCGCGCAGTGCGTGCGGCGCTGCGGGTTTCGTTTCTTGCGTGGCTGTTCGGGCTGACCAGGACGCGCAGGTAGTCGGCGTAGGCATCCAGCATCGTGGTCAGTGCGGCGCGCGCGCGACCGCGCTCCCAGGTGGGCCAGACCACGTAGGCCAACAGCGCGATGCCACAGCCCAGCGCGGTGTTGATGACCCGGTCCGCCACGGCAGCGGCGGGTGCCACGCCTTCGAAGGAAAGCAGGATGACGACGGTACCGGTCAGTGCGGCCACGGCGATGCCGTAATGCGCGCCGGCAAGGTAGCGGAAGGCCATGCACAGCACGGCCATCAACGCCAGATGCGCCCACGGCTGGGCCGGCGTGATGTAGAGCAGCACGGTGGTCAGCACCAGGCCGAGCACCGTGCCCAGCACGCGCAGCAGACCAAAATTGAAGGTGGATGCGAAATCCGCCCGCAGCACGATCGCCGCGGTCATCGGCAGCCAGTAGCCGTGCGGCAAATCCAGTAGTCGCGAAAGCGCGAGTGTTCCGCTGAGACAGACGGCCATGCGCACGGCATGGCGAAACGCGACGGATCGCGGCGTGAGGCTGGCGCGCAAGAGGGCCCACGGGGCGCTGCCGCGAAGTGTGGATGGCAGGTGCGTTTCCGCGGCGCTGGCGCGCAGTTCACCGCGACTGCCGGCCCAGTCCGCGTTGCGCACGGCGGCAGCGATCTGGCCGATCAGTGCCTGCACGTGTGCACTTCGACCGTCGCGGGTGCTTGGTTCGCTCGGGCTGCCGTGGGTTGCGGTGATGGATGGCGCATGCGCGCGCAGCGTCAGCAACAGGCGCGCTGCCTGCTCGGGTGAATCGCCATCTTCCATTGCATCGGCAATCGACTGCAGGACGCCGCCGGCATCATCGCGGAAGCTGGACGGCAGCGCGACGGCGTCATCCAGTTCGATCATGGCGGTCAGTTCCAGTCGGATGCGCTCGGCCAGTTCCAGCAAGACGCGAAACGCTTCCATCGCGCGACCGTGGGCGTGATGTCGACCCAGCAGCGTTTGCTGCAAGGTGGTCATGGCCTCACTCAACGCCGGTGCATCCGCTTCGTCATGCCTCGTCTCGCGGGCGAGGGCAGACAGGCCGCGATAGACCACCACCAGTGCCTGCCGCTCTGGCCAGTAGCGTTGCAGCGGCCAGCCCACCAGCGAAAAACTGGCCAGCAACAGCCCACCGCCGAAGATCAGCGCCGCGCTACCCAGCGCGTTGTCCAGCGTGGTGGGCGTGGAAGCGGTGACCATCAGCAGGATCATGCTGGTCATGCCCACACGGGCGGTATCGGTGCCGAACACCACCAGCAGCCCACCGGCAAAACCGCAGATCGCGGTGGCCAGCAACAGCGGCAGCAGATTGCCGCCGATCAGAAAGCCGATCAGCGAGGCCAGCGCCGCGGCCAGTGCCGCCAGCAGCAGTTGCCGCAGCCGCTGCCGGTACGGGCCGGGCTGATCGGAGAACATCGTGTTCAGTGCGCCCGCACCCACGCCCAGTCCGATCTGTGGATGGCCGGTCGCCATGCCGATGCCCAGCGGCAACACCACCGCGGCGGTATTGCGGATGACCACCCGCCACGGCACGTCCGGCCGCTTGAAGCGGGTCAGGCTCTCGATCGCATGGGCGCGTAGCGAGTAGTCGTTGGGTGGCATGAGGGGGGCGCTGGCGTGCTGGCGAGTGCTGATTCTGCCCTATGCCGGCAGGGATCACTGCATGGTTATTGCTGTTGTGGATGAAGCTTGTTCAATCGCCGGAGTCGGTATTTTTCGGCATACCGTCATCGTCGAATCCAGTCAGTCGCCTGGTGACCCGGACATTGCCGCGATAGTGCTGGCGCAACGACTGCAGATCTGCCGCAAGTGAGTTGCAGCGCAACTTGTCCATCTCCCGATTGACCTCGGCATCGCGCGCCGATCCATCGCCACCGAATTCACCGGCGAAATGCAAACAGTTTTCGCTGCGTTCGATGAACTGTGCGACGGAGGCTGGCCAGTGGGTATCGACACGGCGGTTGGGCCGTGCCGACACACTGAGGTTCACGACGATCAACAACGTGCCAAGGACGAACCGCCAGCCAAGTCGGCAGTGAAATTCCTTGTGCAGATTGAAAATCACGCGCGACCGGCGAACTCGCCAGTGAGCGTATTCACCCAGACCTTCTCATCATTGCTGATGTATTCCGGCACCTGCACTTCGACACCGGTGTTGAGCTTGGCTGGCTTGTTGCGCTTGGTGGCGCTGGAGCCTTTCATTTCGGGTGCGGTATCGACCACGGTCAGCACGATGCTGGTAGGTACCTGCAGGCCGACCGGTGCATCGTCGATTACCTGCACGTAATAGCCCTCGATGCCCTCTGCAACGTAACCGGCGTTGTCGCCGACAAGTTCGGGCGAGAGCAGGTACTGGGTGTAATCCTCCGCATCCATGAAGACGAAAACGTCGCCGTCCATGTACGAGAAATTCGCCGCGCGGCGGACCAGGTCCATCTCGCGCAGCTCGTCGTCAGCACGCAGACTGAGGTCGAATTTGCGTGCGCCGGGGATCGAATACAGGGTGAAGCGGAAAGTGACGTTGCCACCACGCGCACTCGGCGAGCTGCGCTCGATGTCGCGCACCTGATAGACGGTGCCGTCGTGTTCGACCACGTTGCCTTTCTTGACGTCGGAAGCTTTCATGGATGTAGGGCCGGGAAGGGGGTGGAAGGGCGGGAGCGGGGAACAGGGAACGGGGAACGCGGAAGAGCGAAGAGCGAAGAACGAAAGCCACGGCGTTGCCGCCTTTTGCGTTTGTTCCCCGTTGCCGGTTGGTC
Coding sequences within:
- a CDS encoding FUSC family protein, translated to MPPNDYSLRAHAIESLTRFKRPDVPWRVVIRNTAAVVLPLGIGMATGHPQIGLGVGAGALNTMFSDQPGPYRQRLRQLLLAALAAALASLIGFLIGGNLLPLLLATAICGFAGGLLVVFGTDTARVGMTSMILLMVTASTPTTLDNALGSAALIFGGGLLLASFSLVGWPLQRYWPERQALVVVYRGLSALARETRHDEADAPALSEAMTTLQQTLLGRHHAHGRAMEAFRVLLELAERIRLELTAMIELDDAVALPSSFRDDAGGVLQSIADAMEDGDSPEQAARLLLTLRAHAPSITATHGSPSEPSTRDGRSAHVQALIGQIAAAVRNADWAGSRGELRASAAETHLPSTLRGSAPWALLRASLTPRSVAFRHAVRMAVCLSGTLALSRLLDLPHGYWLPMTAAIVLRADFASTFNFGLLRVLGTVLGLVLTTVLLYITPAQPWAHLALMAVLCMAFRYLAGAHYGIAVAALTGTVVILLSFEGVAPAAAVADRVINTALGCGIALLAYVVWPTWERGRARAALTTMLDAYADYLRVLVSPNSHARNETRSAARTARVNAQASMERMRSEPATPPALLALARTLFANGNRLARTAMTLEAMIDDLAGSPAQAEARDFVEHCASTLQVISATLRGGPVMPEMPDLRARQLQLAKDVQASTDTSAAELLVRISDRLVDNIDTLAHVVKRSRQQASTDDYGVPI
- the yeiP gene encoding elongation factor P-like protein YeiP is translated as MKASDVKKGNVVEHDGTVYQVRDIERSSPSARGGNVTFRFTLYSIPGARKFDLSLRADDELREMDLVRRAANFSYMDGDVFVFMDAEDYTQYLLSPELVGDNAGYVAEGIEGYYVQVIDDAPVGLQVPTSIVLTVVDTAPEMKGSSATKRNKPAKLNTGVEVQVPEYISNDEKVWVNTLTGEFAGRA